One Cicer arietinum cultivar CDC Frontier isolate Library 1 chromosome 8, Cicar.CDCFrontier_v2.0, whole genome shotgun sequence DNA segment encodes these proteins:
- the LOC140919087 gene encoding uncharacterized protein gives MNGGGFSSNLPILDGKNWDRWYASMRSLLGSHEVFEIVQDGYEQLRANPTERQQTTFKDCKKKDCKALLYIQQSVDSNNFERISKASTSKEVVVNQMRKNGESSTEVVIIEKILRTLTQRYYHIVVAIEESKDLDKMKVEDLQGSLEAHELRVRERCATTSTSQVQALQAQVSKKISQGDMKHKKDKGKFMWYKKYDSDEETDDSDEWVGSSRNQNRSDNSSKNSNDKNKFNKKGTQCYNCKKWGHFANECKSKKDQKKDDEAQMAVEDSDSDDVMKNNLLSLGQLLEKGYSMKMKHGEIKMFDSANRFVLKAPLSRNQTFKTTLSTESSRMMEVEGLDEMLNPSEGDVSTPTVQPRTTCKTIT, from the exons ATGAATGGCGGAGGATTTTCATCGAATTTACCAATCCTTGATGGGAAGAATTGGGATAGGTGGTATGCATCAATGAGATCATTGTTGGGATCTCACGAAGTGTTTGAGATTGTTCAAGATGGCTATGAACAACTTCGTGCGAATCCAACGGAAAGACAACAAACAACATTCAAAGATTGCAAGAAAAAAGATTGCAAGGCATTGCTTTACATCCAACAAAGTGTGGATTCAAACAACTTTGAGAGGATCTCAAAGGCATCTACATCAAAGGAG GTTGTTGTTAATCAGATGAGAAAAAATGGTGAATCATCAACTGAAGTGGTGATTATTGAAAAGATCCTTAGAACATTAACACAAAGGTACTATCACATAGTGGTggcaattgaagaatcaaaggatcttgaTAAGATGAAGGTGGAGGATTTGCAAGGCTCTCTCGAAGCTCATGAACTGAGAGTAAGAGAAAGGTGTGCAACAACCTCAACATCTCAAGTGCAGGCCTTGCAGGCCCAAGTTAGCAAGAAGATCAGCCAAGGTGATATGAAGCACAAGAAAGACAAGGGTAAATTCATGTGGTACAAGAAATATGATTCTGATGAAGAGACTGATGATTCTGATGAATGGGTTGGAAGTTCAAGAAATCAGAACAGAAGTGATAACAGCAGCAAGAATTcgaatgacaaaaataaattcaacaaaaaaggaACTCAATGCTACAATTGTAAAAAATGGGggcattttgcaaatgaatgcaAATCCAAGAAAGACCAAAAAAAGGATGATGAAGCTCAAATGGCAGTTGAGGATTCAGATTCAGATGATGT AATGAAGAACAACCTGCTAAGTCTTGGACAACTACTTGAAAAGGGATATTCAATGAAGATGAAGCATGGTGAAATAAAGATGTTTGATAGTGCAAATAGGTTTGTATTGAAGGCACCATTGTCTAGAAACCAAACCTTCAAAACAACATTGTCAACCGAATCTTCAAGAATGATGGAGGTTGAAGGGTTGGATGAGATGTTGAATCCAAGTGAAGGTGATGTTAGTACCCCAACTGTTCAACCTCGCACAACTTGTAAAACTATAACTTAA
- the LOC101500203 gene encoding heavy metal-associated isoprenylated plant protein 31 → MSNMVEVRVPNLDCEGCASKLKKALFKLKGVEDVEIEMEAQKITIRGYGLEEKKILKTIKRAGKAAEPWPFPGHAHFSSFYKYPSYIVNQYYYDAYKSEATNGVHTFFHTPSIYSVAVASDEAFASIFSDDNPHACSIM, encoded by the exons ATGTCC AATATGGTTGAAGTTAGAGTTCCAAATCTTGATTGTGAAGGGTGTGCTTCAAAATTAAAGAAAGCTCTCTTCAAGCTCAAAG GAGTAGAAGATGTAGAGATTGAAATGGAGGCACAAAAGATAACAATAAGAGGGTATGGAttagaagaaaagaaaatattgaaaacaatCAAACGTGCAGGGAAAGCAGCTGAACCATGGCCATTTCCAGGACATGcacatttttcttcattttataagTATCCAAGTTACATTGTTAATCAATATTACTATGATGCATATAAAAGTGAAGCAACAAATGGTGTTCATACTTTTTTCCACACTCCTTCTATTTATTCAGTTGCTGTTGCATCTGATGAGGCTTTTGCTTCAATTTTTAGTGATGATAATCCTCATGCTTGCTCTATAATGTAA